One Cucurbita pepo subsp. pepo cultivar mu-cu-16 chromosome LG20, ASM280686v2, whole genome shotgun sequence genomic window carries:
- the LOC111782667 gene encoding squamosa promoter-binding-like protein 13A has product MAPSTSGSSKRARGAHSGAIQPVSCLVDGCNSDLSNCRDYHRRHKVCELHSKTPQVTIAGLNQRFCQQCSRFHSLEEFDEGKRSCRKRLDGHNRRRRKPQTDLLPRSGGHFSYHQGAHLLPFTSSQVFPPTTLSSHGWSSAGDPSVFHNQNQELNFLEKQRLFVEPSSYKAAQPLGFLHGGPTTCRPLLRSINTLSENTGGERNKMVYYRFRVGVSESDCALSLLSSSQQAADNGSSGHLGLSIIEQEQQQRSAAISLLQPLSHHHHHKLDSFENSESSSVHGAVNFPEIFGIPSENAGNQSPSTLPFHWE; this is encoded by the exons ATGGCGCCGTCAACTTCAGGATCATCAAAGAGAGCCAGAGGAGCTCACAGTGGCGCCATTCAGCCAGTTTCTTGCCTTGTCGATGGCTGCAATTCAGATCTAAGCAACTGTAGAGACTACCACAGGCGCCATAAGGTCTGTGAGCTGCATTCCAAGACTCCTCAGGTCACAATCGCTGGCCTCAACCAGAGATTTTGCCAGCAGTGTAG TAGGTTTCATTCACTTGAGGAATTTGACGAAGGAAAGAGAAGCTGCCGGAAACGACTGGACGGCCACAACCGGCGGCGGAGAAAGCCTCAAACTGACCTCTTGCCTCGATCTGGTGGCCATTTCTCCTATCATCAAG GTGCCCATTTGTTGCCATTTACAAGCTCGCAAGTTTTTCCACCGACCACTTTGAGCAGCCACGGGTGGTCGTCTGCAGGAGATCCCTCCGTCTTCCACAACCAGAACCAAGAACTCAATTTTCTCGAAAAACAGAGGCTTTTTGTGGAACCATCCAGCTACAAAGCGGCGCAACCACTGGGGTTCTTGCATGGCGGCCCGACAACATGCCGACCACTTCTCCGGAGTATCAATACCCTGTCGGAAAACACCGGCGGCGAAAGGAACAAGATGGTTTACTACAGATTCAGAGTTGGAGTTAGTGAATCAGATtgtgctctctctcttctgtcaTCGTCACAGCAGGCCGCCGACAATGGTTCTTCTGGGCATTTGGGTTTGAGCATAATCGAACAAGAACAGCAACAGCGTAGCGCCGCCATTTCTCTGCTGCAGCCATTgagccaccaccaccaccataaACTCGACAGTTTTGAGAATTCTGAGTCTTCTTCGGTTCATGGGGCTGTTAATTTCCCCGAGATCTTTGGAATTCCCTCCGAGAATGCTGGAAATCAATCCCCTTCCACTCTTCCTTTTCACTGGGAGTAA
- the LOC111783240 gene encoding F-box/LRR-repeat protein At5g63520-like gives MNDDILHNIFRRLPARSFAAAACVSKTWNSTCNRILRRPKFASAVSLNPSLHVAVEEVVHKVLSEPIRPQFAIACVGVEFSLEVVHHLITEALGSRTPVITNAARGIIGVDALTDEVKEVKWELSGDYDVETQDYNSIFNRNRGIVLAVGFLPGFKVDAISLLRSIKVSEVAVADKFVMDIRDYTASVSDFTSPSCIILFGDQHEDMKPIIAKLDSAMAEETVIVGDACGCFLSKSRRTTNEINGFSLGAVALVIARDKNSPEAVGETIFHFTSSTGTIPFGPELKAVSTSIRGSKFTWLSAFMEGDDEILHGQSILKDLQEEIEYDDLETDMFIGVTQNRKQSIGSQSLGPSKSLAMYKVLGGDQQYFVVDGVGIRPGDSFLFYHSDSETASSSSSIAFEDLATLNPPPKTNAAASSVFAAGKSEVFGGLIFSCHSRGQAYFGRPNVNSSPFSLNFPGVPFAGMFCAGEIGRAVSRSIRDEEEVDEDDSVRRCLHVYSTVYLVMSHINGGGER, from the exons ATGAACGACGACATTCTTCACAACATCTTCCGCCGGCTTCCGGCTCGATCCTTCGCAGCGGCGGCCTGCGTTTCCAAGACATGGAACTCTACGTGCAATCGGATCCTCCGTCGCCCGAAATTCGCCTCCGCCGTGTCCTTGAACCCCTCTCTTCAC GTGGCGGTGGAGGAGGTTGTTCATAAGGTTCTGTCGGAGCCGATTCGGCCGCAGTTTGCCATTGCTTGTGTCGGCGTGGAATTCAGCTTGGAAGTGGTTCACCATCTT ATTACAGAGGCGCTGGGCTCAAGAACTCCGGTGATCACAAATGCAGCCAGAGGCATCATCGGCGTAGACGCGTTAACCGATGAAGTCAAGGAG GTGAAATGGGAATTGTCGGGTGATTATGATGTTGAAACTCAAGATTACAACTCGATCTTCAATCGAAACAGAGGAATCGTTTTGGCCGTTGGATTTCTGCCCGGATTTAAAGTTGATGCAATCTCACTCCTCCGTTCAATTAAG GTGTCTGAAGTAGCTGTGGCGGATAAGTTCGTTATGGATATAAGGGACTATACAGCCTCTGTTTCTGACTTCACCTCTCCTTCCTGCATTATACTGTTTGGA GATCAACACGAGGACATGAAACCCATCATCGCAAAGCTAG ATTCAGCTATGGCCGAAGAAACAGTGATTGTGGGCGACGCCTGTGGCTGCTTCTTGAGCAAAAGTAGAAGAACAACCAACGAAATTAACGGGTTTTCACTTGGTGCTGTAGCTTTAGTAATTGCAAGGGACAAGAACAGCCCAGAAGCTGTCGGAGAAACCATTTTCCATTTCACATCATCCACTGGAACAATCCCTTTTGGCCCTGAATTGAAAGCCGTTTCCACCAGCATCAGAGGCTCCAAATTCACGTGGCTCTCTGCTTTCATGGAAGGAGACGACGAAATCCTTCATGGACAGAGCATTCTAAAGGATCTTCAAGAAGAG ATCGAATACGACGATTTGGAAACCGATATGTTCATCGGAGTAACGCAAAATCGAAAACAGAGCATCGGTTCACAAAGCTTGGGGCCCTCAAAATCCTTGGCTATGTATAAAGTTTTAGG GGGAGACCAGCAGTATTTTGTGGTGGACGGCGTCGGAATCCGGCCAGGCGATTCCTTCTTATTCTACCATTCAGATTCAGAAACTGCGTCCTCTTCTTCCAGCATTGCATTTGAGGATCTTGCAACACTAAACCCGCCGCCCAAAACCAACGCCGCCGCCAGCTCTGTGTTTGCCGCCGGAAAAAGTGAAGTTTTTGGAGGCCTTATATTCTCCTGCCATTCTCGAGGACAGGCGTATTTTGGACGTCCCAATGTTAATTCGTCGCCGTTTAGTTTGAATTTCCCCGGTGTCCCGTTTGCCGGGATGTTTTGTGCCGGGGAAATTGGTCGAGCCGTTTCGAGGTCGATTCGGGACGAGGAAGAGGTAGATGAGGATGATTCTGTTCGCCGTTGTCTGCATGTTTATAGCACTGTTTATTTGGTTATGTCTCATATTAATGGCGGCGGAGAACggtag
- the LOC111783297 gene encoding truncated transcription factor CAULIFLOWER D-like: protein MGRGKVQLKRIENPTSRQVTFSKRRNGLLKKAYELSVLCDAEVALLIFSPSGKAYQFSSHDMDGTLARYRSDVGLPQSNHPHSRALVWKSEMEDMKRSIISLDARLRNFAGEDLGLLSLKELKQLERQMSIGIERVRSKKRRITSEHINQLKRKYKGLQEEHSRLQKRLNQLKDVAVTTSRISDANAFSALDMAFQVNGLQN from the exons atgggACGAGGCAAAGTTCAGCTGAAACGAATCGAAAATCCGACAAGTCGGCAAGTTACGTTCTCCAAGCGTCGGAATGGGCTTTTGAAGAAAGCTTACGAGCTGTCTGTCCTGTGCGACGCCGAGGTTGCCCTCCTCATCTTCTCGCCGTCCGGCAAGGCCTACCAGTTTTCCAGCCACGA CATGGATGGAACCCTAGCCAGGTATAGGAGCGACGTGGGGCTACCGCAATCGAACCATCCACATTCACGAGCTCTG GTTTGGAAGAGTGAGATGGAGGATATGAAACGATCGATAATCAGCTTGGATGCAAGATTAAG GAACTTTGCTGGTGAGGATCTTGGATTGTTGAGCTTGAAGGAGTTAAAACAGTTGGAAAGACAAATGAGCATCGGGATTGAACGTGTTCGTTCTAAGAAG AGACGCATCACATCAGAGCATATAAACCAGTTGAAAAGGAAG TACAAAGGCCTGCAAGAGGAGCATAGCCGTCTTCAGAAAAga TTGAATCAGCTGAAGGATGTGGCTGTCACAACCTCAAGAATCTCAGATGCTAATGCCTTCTCTGCACTCGATAT GGCATTTCAGGTGAATGGGTTACAAAATTAA
- the LOC111782914 gene encoding protein transport protein Sec61 subunit gamma, with protein sequence MDAVDSVVDPLREFAKDSVRLVKRCHKPDRKEFTKVAVRTAIGFVVMGFVGFFVKLIFIPINNIIVGSG encoded by the exons ATGGATGCCGTAGATTCTGTTGTTGATCCTCTCAGAGAGTTCGCCAAGGACAGCGTTCGTCTCGTTAAGAGGTGTCATAAACCCGATCGCAAGG AATTCACCAAGGTTGCCGTTCGTACCGCTATCGGCTTCGTTGTGATGGGATTTGTAGGGTTCTTTGTCAAGCTAATCTTCATTCCGATCAACAATATCATCGTCGGATCTGGTTAG